From the Theobroma cacao cultivar B97-61/B2 chromosome 2, Criollo_cocoa_genome_V2, whole genome shotgun sequence genome, one window contains:
- the LOC18607061 gene encoding tyrosine/DOPA decarboxylase 1 has product MGSLASMNEDGSCSTNIVNPLDPEEFRKQGHMIIDFLADYYQNIEKYPVLSQVEPGYLRKLLPMSAPYIAEPVEAILQDVQKHIIPGITHWQSPNYFAYFPSSGSIAGFLGEVLSTGFNVVGFNWISSPAATELESIVMDWLGQMLELPQSFLFSGNGGGVIQGTTCEAMLCTLTAARDQMLSKIGRENIGKLVVYGSDQTHSAVAKAAKIVGIDPKNFRVIKTNKSASFGLSPESLRIAITTDVKAGLIPLYLCATVGTTSTTAVDPLGPLCDVAKEYGVWVHVDAAYAGSACICPEFRHFINGVEGANSFSINAHKWFFTTLDCCCLWVKDPSTLIKSLSTNPEYLKNKATDSKKVVDYKDWQITLSRRFRAMKLWLVLRSYGVANLRNFLRCHVKMAKRFEVLLASDNRFEVVVPRYFATVCFRVLPSALCKIRNEPCGEADHHVHQKHANEFNRKLLESINASGHIYMSHAQVEGIYMIRFAIGATLTEDKHVIKAWEVVREMVDTMLKLNPQ; this is encoded by the coding sequence ATGGGCAGCCTTGCGTCTATGAATGAAGATGGAAGCTGTTCTACCAACATCGTTAACCCCCTCGACCCTGAGGAATTCAGAAAGCAAGGTCACATGATTATAGATTTCTTAGCTGACTACTACCAAAACATTGAGAAATACCCGGTCCTCAGTCAAGTTGAACCAGGCTACCTTCGGAAACTCTTGCCAATGTCCGCCCCATATATTGCAGAACCCGTTGAAGCAATTCTTCAAGATGTTCAGAAACATATAATCCCTGGTATAACACACTGGCAAAGTCCTAACTATTTTGCATACTTTCCATCAAGTGGCAGCATTGCTGGCTTCCTTGGGGAGGTGCTTAGCACCGGTTTCAATGTGGTGGGATTCAATTGGATATCATCACCAGCTGCGACGGAGCTTGAATCCATAGTCATGGATTGGCTTGGTCAAATGCTTGAGCTTCCTCAAAGTTTCCTTTTCTCTGGAAATGGAGGGGGTGTGATACAGGGAACTACTTGTGAGGCCATGTTGTGTACACTAACAGCAGCAAGAGATCAAATGCTGAGCAAAATTGGGAGGGAGAATATTGGGAAATTAGTTGTCTATGGGTCGGACCAAACACATAGTGCTGTAGCAAAGGCAGCTAAAATAGTGGGTATCGACCCTAAAAATTTTCGGGTCATCAAGACAAACAAATCAGCATCATTTGGTCTGTCACCAGAATCATTACGAATTGCAATAACTACGGATGTAAAAGCAGGACTGATCCCACTATATCTCTGTGCCACAGTGGGGACAACATCGACCACAGCTGTTGATCCATTGGGGCCGCTGTGCGATGTAGCAAAAGAATATGGAGTGTGGGTTCATGTAGATGCTGCTTATGCTGGAAGTGCCTGTATTTGCCCTGAGTTTCGACATTTTATCAATGGTGTAGAAGGTGCCAATTCTTTTAGTATTAATGCTCATAAATGGTTCTTCACCACTTTGGATTGCTGCTGTCTTTGGGTGAAGGATCCAAGCACTCTTATCAAATCCCTCTCAACCAACCCAGAATACCTGAAGAACAAAGCAACTGATTCGAAGAAAGTGGTAGACTACAAAGATTGGCAGATAACTCTTAGCAGAAGGTTTCGAGCTATGAAACTTTGGCTTGTGCTTAGAAGTTACGGTGTGGCCAATCTTAGAAACTTTCTGAGATGCCACGTTAAAATGGCAAAACGTTTCGAAGTGCTCCTGGCTAGCGACAACAGGTTTGAGGTGGTAGTACCCAGGTACTTTGCTACGGTCTGTTTCAGGGTTTTGCCATCCGCTTTGTGTAAAATTCGGAATGAGCCTTGCGGTGAAGCTGATCATCATGTCCATCAGAAGCATGCAAATGAGTTCAACAGAAAATTGTTAGAGTCAATCAACGCATCGGGGCATATATACATGTCTCATGCTCAGGTTGAGGGAATTTATATGATAAGATTTGCCATCGGCGCCACTCTTACAGAGGATAAACATGTTATCAAGGCTTGGGAGGTGGTGCGAGAGATGGTGGATACCATGCTCAAGCTCAATCCACAGTAA